GCGTCGCGCGCACCGTCAACACCGCGACGACGGCGGGCGCGCTCGCGTTCGTCTCCCGGAACGTCCTCGGGCAGTACGACCCCCTTCTCCTCGCGAGCGGCGACCACGCGCTCTACTTCGTCCACCCGAACATCGTGAAAGTCGCCGAGCAACTCGACACCGACTTCCCCCGGTTCCGGCGCTGGATAGCCTTCCACGAGGTCACGCACGCCGCCGAGTTCGGCGCCGCGCCGTGGCTCCCGGACTACCTGGAATCCCGCCTCGAAGACGGCGTGGACGCGCTCGCGGACGGCGACGTGCAACGCGAGTCGTTCCGCGAACTGAACGTCGCGATGACGGCCGTCGAGGGGTACGCGGAACTCCTGATGGACGAGGCGTTCGACGGCGAGTACGCCGACCTCCGCCGGAAACTCGACAGGCGCCGGAAGGGCGGCGGCCCGTTCGCCAAACTCCTGAAGCGCGCGCTCGGCTTCAAACTCAAGCGCGAGCAGTACGAGCGCGGCAAGGAGTTCTTCACCTACGTCGCGGGCGAACGCGGTCTCGCCGGCGCGTCCCGCGTCTGGGAGGACCCCGAGTTCCTGCCGACCGAAGAGGAACTCGAGGTGCCGGCGCGCTGGCTCGCGCGCGTTCCCGAAGCGTAGCCTGCCAGCACCTTGATACGTGTCGCCGGCGTACCTCCGGGTATGTCCCGACTCAAGCGCGTGTTCAGTCGAGCGAAGTACGCAGCAATCGGCGCCGCCGCGGGCGGCTTCCTCGGCGGTCTCGCGAGCCGGAACGCCGCCAGCACCGGCGCGGGCGTCGGCGCGCTCGTCGGCGCCATCGTCGGCGAGAAGCGCGTCGACGTGAGCGCGGTCGTCGACGACGTCAAAGAGAAGAAGCCCTCGCGCTCCGGCGACGACTGACGACCGGCCTCGCCTTTCGTTTTCCGCGCGCTTCGCGGTCGTGCTCGCGGCTTACAGCGGCGCGCCCGCCAGCACGAGTTTCGCGCGCTCCTCGCCGCGATTGAAAATCTGTCTGGACTCGCCGGCGTCCAGCCGAATCGCCTCCTCCGCTTCGAGTGTCACCGTCTCGTCGCCCACTTCCACATCGACAACGCCGTCGACCACGTAGTACACCTCCTCCTGGCCGTCCTCGCCGTGGTCGTGTTCTTTCCCTTTCGCGCCGGGTTCGAGTTCCAGCACGGTGAACCCGAGTTCCTCCGTGTCGAGGTGGTCTTTCAGGAACCACATGCCGCCGTACTCCTCGGGCACGACCGACTCGGCGTCCGTCTTCTGGGCGGTGTCGTACGCCATGCGAGCACAGACGCGCGCCACGGTCTTAGTTCGGGCGGCAGCAGCGAAGCACGCGCGTTCGCGTCTACTGGAAGCCGCGCCCGACGCCGTCGTCGTCGATGATATCGTCCAGTTCGGAGTTCAGCAGTTCCTCCGCGTCCTCGAATTCGTCCGCGAGGTCGTCCATCCGGTCCGGGCGGCCGTGCGGGTCGTACTCCATCGGGCCGAACGCCGGACTGTCCAGCGTCTCCATCACGTCCTCGAAGAAGTCGTCGGGCGTCGTCGGCGCGTCCGCGTGCG
The nucleotide sequence above comes from Halobacterium litoreum. Encoded proteins:
- a CDS encoding zinc-dependent metalloprotease — translated: MTLLESVRAVADASGDGAIDWDAVAAAAKAATDPGDLDLSQAEADAYAADVRDARERIREVAGVDFDVPDTVELQNRHHWIDANVATFRRAFEPLNERGSLLPGVARTVNTATTAGALAFVSRNVLGQYDPLLLASGDHALYFVHPNIVKVAEQLDTDFPRFRRWIAFHEVTHAAEFGAAPWLPDYLESRLEDGVDALADGDVQRESFRELNVAMTAVEGYAELLMDEAFDGEYADLRRKLDRRRKGGGPFAKLLKRALGFKLKREQYERGKEFFTYVAGERGLAGASRVWEDPEFLPTEEELEVPARWLARVPEA
- a CDS encoding glycine zipper 2TM domain-containing protein, which translates into the protein MSRLKRVFSRAKYAAIGAAAGGFLGGLASRNAASTGAGVGALVGAIVGEKRVDVSAVVDDVKEKKPSRSGDD
- a CDS encoding cupin domain-containing protein, with the translated sequence MAYDTAQKTDAESVVPEEYGGMWFLKDHLDTEELGFTVLELEPGAKGKEHDHGEDGQEEVYYVVDGVVDVEVGDETVTLEAEEAIRLDAGESRQIFNRGEERAKLVLAGAPL